One genomic region from Glaciimonas sp. PAMC28666 encodes:
- a CDS encoding transcriptional initiation protein Tat — MNEKNNRRSALRKLGIAAGAVMVASHTAAADGAAANLLPAGASGLRALKQRLDQAPRRRDFKTVPMILNARDQWDHEALTEVIGYRSKYKQVWDNTELGGPWLNLMRNSLNAQIWAFRHPDFLVVSATHGSAHLALFDQATWNKYELAKNAGDKFSTNSLIVDQPAAALDASDYERADGVFSPKDNSIVALQRRGVIFLSCHNAIWEIAEKLLASGQNPDKLSHEALAADLTNHLIPGVILTPGAVGTLPELQLAGFHYAK; from the coding sequence ATGAATGAAAAGAATAATCGTCGGAGCGCATTAAGAAAGCTCGGCATCGCAGCTGGCGCCGTCATGGTTGCCAGCCACACCGCTGCTGCAGATGGCGCGGCCGCCAATTTGCTGCCTGCCGGTGCTTCCGGATTGCGGGCGCTCAAGCAGCGTCTGGATCAGGCACCACGCCGCAGAGACTTCAAGACTGTGCCGATGATCCTCAATGCGCGGGACCAGTGGGATCATGAAGCGTTGACAGAAGTCATCGGCTATCGCAGCAAGTACAAGCAGGTGTGGGATAACACGGAACTTGGTGGTCCCTGGCTCAATCTGATGCGCAATTCACTCAACGCCCAGATCTGGGCGTTTCGACATCCTGATTTTCTGGTCGTATCTGCCACGCACGGGTCAGCACATCTGGCGCTGTTCGACCAGGCGACATGGAACAAATATGAACTCGCGAAGAATGCCGGAGACAAATTTTCGACCAACTCCCTCATCGTCGATCAGCCTGCAGCGGCTTTGGATGCAAGCGATTATGAGCGCGCCGATGGGGTATTTTCTCCCAAGGATAACAGTATCGTCGCGCTGCAACGGCGTGGTGTGATCTTTTTGTCCTGCCATAACGCAATCTGGGAAATCGCGGAGAAGTTGCTCGCGTCCGGACAAAATCCCGACAAACTCTCGCACGAGGCGTTGGCGGCAGACCTCACCAATCACCTGATACCCGGCGTGATCCTGACCCCGGGCGCAGTGGGGACTCTCCCCGAGTTGCAACTGGCTGGTTTCCATTATGCGAAGTGA
- a CDS encoding c-type cytochrome: MHYPAFRAKTGKVDTLASRIQGCFEFSMNGKPPPADSDVITALQTYAF, encoded by the coding sequence ATCCACTATCCTGCCTTTCGCGCTAAAACCGGAAAAGTAGATACGTTGGCTTCGCGTATACAGGGTTGCTTTGAATTCAGTATGAACGGAAAACCTCCTCCCGCTGACAGCGATGTCATTACGGCACTCCAGACGTATGCATTTTAG
- a CDS encoding LysR family transcriptional regulator, with translation MLKFHHFRDFVAIAEARSIRGAARELGLAQPALSRSLRELENFLGVPLLERHTTGVLLTPAGERFLIRSRSALGEFQRGIDEMQNWGKDIGGRVFIALSSPPILALLPPVYQTFTKLYPKVRLHLMEATFPDAEPLLRDGRLDFYIGGLVGETVHRSFQRNLLFHNRRFVFARRGHPLMQAKTLKDLQNSMWLCGGLRQRPEQDLEELFQSHGLEAPTRITRVDSQMCMLVLMLNTDAIAMVPQQWAEAAVINELIFPIELTNDFPAPDVVLITRSGIPLTPSAEKLSDLFIRKANGLYNSG, from the coding sequence ATGCTTAAATTTCACCATTTCCGCGATTTCGTCGCCATCGCGGAGGCCCGCAGCATTCGGGGGGCCGCACGGGAACTCGGACTGGCGCAACCAGCTTTATCGCGCAGTCTGAGGGAACTGGAAAATTTTTTAGGCGTGCCCTTGTTGGAAAGGCACACGACCGGCGTGTTGTTAACGCCGGCAGGAGAACGATTTCTGATCCGTTCGCGCAGCGCGCTCGGTGAGTTTCAAAGAGGCATTGATGAAATGCAAAATTGGGGAAAGGACATCGGAGGGCGCGTCTTCATCGCCCTTTCCAGTCCTCCCATCCTTGCCTTGTTACCGCCCGTCTATCAGACTTTCACAAAACTTTACCCGAAGGTAAGGCTGCATTTGATGGAGGCGACTTTCCCCGATGCGGAACCATTATTACGGGATGGCCGACTGGATTTTTACATTGGTGGACTGGTCGGTGAAACGGTGCACCGTAGCTTTCAAAGGAATCTGTTATTTCATAACAGGCGCTTTGTTTTTGCACGCAGAGGACATCCGTTAATGCAGGCAAAAACCTTAAAGGATCTGCAGAATTCCATGTGGCTTTGCGGAGGACTCAGGCAGCGCCCCGAGCAAGATCTGGAAGAACTGTTTCAGTCACACGGTCTGGAAGCTCCGACCCGCATCACCCGCGTCGATTCGCAAATGTGCATGCTGGTCTTGATGCTCAATACCGACGCGATAGCCATGGTACCCCAGCAGTGGGCGGAGGCGGCAGTCATTAATGAGCTCATTTTTCCGATAGAGTTGACCAATGATTTTCCCGCACCGGATGTGGTCCTGATTACGCGATCAGGCATTCCGCTGACACCCTCCGCGGAGAAACTTTCGGACCTGTTTATACGCAAGGCGAATGGACTTTATAACAGCGGCTGA
- a CDS encoding substrate-binding domain-containing protein, which produces MTTSAYADAPTAPTASERVVFPPWQHGENNDATERGLEFTVPQVDVLADFHGNLSNPKLVLFVGGNYFFAMAPLVKQFELENPAYVGRIYWETIPPGLLVKQMKAGGTITSGNMTWTVKPDAYFAGLQEVNDLIKEGLLGGPAIPYVTNQLTIMIAKGNPGKVQSLNDLGKPDVRLAMPNPEFEGVVRQIKASLRKAGGIALEAAVYDSKVKAGTTVLTHIHHRQTPLFLMQGIADAGVTWKSEAIFQEQVGNAISHVDISDGFNTTAIYAGAVVAGAAHATAANEWLVFIRSPSAIGIFERYGFKRYNKDTDKDTGKDIGKDTGK; this is translated from the coding sequence ATGACCACATCTGCCTATGCTGACGCACCTACGGCGCCGACGGCATCCGAGCGGGTCGTGTTTCCGCCATGGCAGCATGGAGAGAATAACGACGCGACTGAACGCGGTCTGGAATTTACCGTTCCTCAGGTCGATGTGCTTGCCGATTTTCACGGCAATTTGTCGAATCCGAAGCTGGTTCTATTCGTCGGTGGTAACTACTTTTTCGCCATGGCTCCTTTGGTCAAGCAGTTCGAGTTGGAAAATCCAGCGTATGTCGGCCGGATTTACTGGGAAACGATTCCGCCCGGCCTGCTGGTAAAGCAGATGAAAGCCGGTGGCACCATTACATCAGGAAACATGACCTGGACGGTGAAGCCTGACGCCTACTTTGCAGGACTCCAGGAAGTCAACGACCTGATAAAGGAGGGCCTGCTTGGTGGACCCGCTATTCCCTACGTTACCAATCAACTGACGATTATGATTGCCAAAGGCAATCCAGGGAAAGTCCAAAGCCTGAATGATCTTGGCAAGCCGGACGTGCGGCTAGCGATGCCAAATCCCGAGTTCGAAGGCGTTGTGCGACAAATCAAAGCGTCGCTCAGAAAAGCAGGTGGCATTGCTTTGGAAGCCGCTGTCTACGACAGTAAGGTGAAGGCAGGAACGACAGTCTTAACCCATATCCACCATCGTCAGACACCGCTCTTTCTAATGCAAGGCATTGCGGACGCGGGCGTAACATGGAAGTCGGAAGCGATATTTCAAGAGCAGGTCGGCAATGCGATTTCGCATGTCGATATTTCTGATGGTTTCAACACGACAGCAATCTATGCCGGTGCCGTGGTAGCGGGAGCCGCCCACGCGACAGCGGCCAATGAATGGTTGGTTTTTATCCGGTCGCCATCTGCCATTGGCATCTTCGAAAGGTACGGTTTTAAACGTTACAACAAGGATACCGACAAGGATACCGGCAAGGACATTGGCAAGGATACTGGCAAGTAA
- a CDS encoding TRAP transporter large permease subunit, whose protein sequence is MIAADQHFDTLRQGRLAGLAKAEKALGNVVEALAALAVCAEVVILLISVFSRFVLHQPLVWADELASTVFLWLAMFGAVVALRRGEHMRMTALVNKLSPAWRARAEAIAVGTPCLFIAILLWPAIDYAMGEWVVESPALGLHGTVREAALAVGCFLMLAVSGVRLARHRMRDMVFVVITLVVIAALLYAFSGPLQGMGNWSLVVFFVLILGAGVLSGVPIAFCFGLVTVAYLLCTTSTPLEVVPGRINEGMSSLILLAVPLFILLGQLIEMTQMAKAMVAFLASLLGHVRGGLSYVLLGAMMLVSGISGAKTADMAAVAPVLFPEMKKRGMDEGELVSLLAASGAMAETIPPSLVLITIGSVTGVSIAALFTGGLLPGVILALMLAILARQRISEKNLKDVKRASLDVVLRSFVVALPALAIPVLIRTAVVEGVATATEVSTIGIAYTVIVGILVYRKFDWKRVYPMLVETASLSGAILFIIGTATCMAWALTQSGFSQDLAHIMSLVPGGRWGFLLISIATFIVLGSVLEGIPAMVLFGPLLFPIARQIGVHEVHYAMVVILAMGIGLFAPPFGLGYYSACTIGRVSPDAGMRRIWPYLGALLVGLLIVAAIPWLSIGFLS, encoded by the coding sequence ATGATTGCCGCTGATCAGCATTTCGACACCTTGCGGCAAGGTCGTCTCGCCGGTCTTGCCAAGGCAGAAAAGGCGCTGGGTAATGTAGTTGAAGCACTTGCAGCGCTTGCGGTATGCGCCGAAGTCGTCATCTTGCTGATCAGCGTTTTTTCCCGGTTTGTTCTGCACCAGCCATTGGTCTGGGCAGACGAACTGGCTTCAACGGTATTCTTGTGGCTAGCGATGTTTGGCGCGGTTGTGGCTTTGCGGCGCGGGGAGCACATGCGAATGACGGCGCTGGTCAACAAGTTGTCACCAGCGTGGCGCGCACGCGCAGAAGCCATTGCAGTCGGTACACCGTGCTTGTTCATTGCCATCCTGCTGTGGCCGGCGATTGATTACGCAATGGGCGAGTGGGTGGTCGAAAGCCCGGCGTTGGGCTTGCATGGAACGGTACGTGAAGCGGCGCTCGCTGTTGGTTGCTTTCTGATGCTGGCCGTGTCCGGTGTGCGTCTGGCCCGTCATCGCATGCGTGACATGGTGTTCGTGGTAATCACTCTGGTGGTGATCGCTGCATTGTTGTATGCGTTCAGCGGACCGCTGCAAGGGATGGGAAACTGGAGCCTGGTAGTGTTCTTTGTGCTGATATTGGGCGCAGGTGTCCTGTCTGGCGTGCCGATCGCATTCTGTTTTGGTCTGGTAACCGTCGCTTATCTGCTCTGCACGACTTCAACACCACTTGAGGTGGTGCCCGGTCGTATCAATGAAGGTATGAGCTCGCTCATCCTGCTGGCCGTGCCGCTATTCATTCTGTTGGGACAGCTAATCGAAATGACGCAAATGGCCAAAGCGATGGTCGCGTTTTTGGCGTCGCTGCTGGGTCACGTGCGCGGCGGTCTGTCCTACGTGCTTTTAGGTGCAATGATGTTGGTGTCGGGTATCTCGGGTGCCAAAACTGCCGATATGGCAGCGGTCGCACCGGTACTGTTCCCCGAGATGAAAAAGCGTGGCATGGACGAGGGTGAACTGGTGTCGCTCCTGGCCGCCTCGGGCGCGATGGCAGAAACCATTCCACCTTCGCTAGTGTTGATTACCATCGGCTCGGTCACCGGTGTTTCGATTGCCGCGTTATTCACTGGTGGACTTTTACCGGGTGTGATACTGGCGCTCATGCTGGCAATTCTGGCGCGCCAACGTATCTCTGAAAAGAACTTGAAAGACGTCAAGCGCGCATCGCTGGACGTCGTGTTGCGCAGTTTTGTGGTGGCATTGCCAGCGCTCGCGATCCCGGTGCTAATCCGCACAGCGGTAGTGGAGGGCGTTGCCACGGCGACAGAAGTTTCCACGATCGGAATAGCCTATACCGTCATCGTCGGGATACTGGTGTATCGGAAATTCGACTGGAAGCGGGTCTATCCGATGTTGGTGGAAACGGCTTCTCTATCGGGTGCAATCCTCTTCATTATTGGTACAGCAACTTGCATGGCCTGGGCGCTGACGCAATCAGGTTTCTCGCAAGACCTGGCACATATCATGTCCTTGGTGCCGGGTGGTCGCTGGGGCTTTTTGCTGATTTCCATCGCCACCTTCATCGTACTGGGGAGTGTGCTGGAAGGTATTCCTGCGATGGTGCTGTTTGGACCGTTGTTGTTTCCGATTGCGCGACAAATTGGCGTACACGAGGTGCACTATGCCATGGTCGTGATCCTTGCAATGGGCATCGGCTTGTTCGCCCCGCCGTTCGGTCTCGGCTACTATAGCGCATGCACAATTGGTAGGGTTAGTCCGGATGCCGGCATGCGCAGAATCTGGCCTTATCTTGGCGCACTGCTGGTAGGGTTGCTGATTGTGGCGGCGATCCCGTGGCTCTCGATCGGCTTTCTTTCGTAA
- a CDS encoding SDR family NAD(P)-dependent oxidoreductase: MNSHSTSRVAVVTGGARGIGLAIAEWFLSHDYKVAMLDRESAILDLAVTKIGRPDDVLAVHCDVSDPAQVDRAVKEVIARFGHVDALINNAGVAIFKPTLEMSFDEWRAIMATNLDGVFLCSQAFGSLMVNDGGGAIVNIASISGLRASTLRMAYGTSKAALIHMTKQYAVEFGSVGVRVNAVAPGPVETEMAKLVHSAAIRSDYYDAIPLGRYATTEEMANVVGFLCSDEASYVNGQVIAVDGGFDATGVGLPTLRRQRVASASARTED, encoded by the coding sequence ATGAATTCGCATTCTACCTCCCGGGTTGCCGTCGTCACCGGAGGTGCCCGGGGAATTGGACTGGCCATCGCCGAATGGTTTCTTAGTCATGACTACAAGGTCGCCATGTTGGACCGCGAAAGTGCAATCCTGGACCTGGCAGTGACAAAGATTGGCCGTCCCGACGATGTGCTGGCGGTGCATTGTGATGTGTCCGATCCGGCGCAGGTCGACCGGGCCGTCAAAGAGGTGATCGCCAGGTTTGGCCATGTTGATGCGCTGATTAACAACGCCGGCGTAGCCATTTTCAAGCCAACGCTGGAGATGTCGTTCGATGAGTGGCGTGCCATCATGGCGACGAATCTGGATGGCGTATTCCTTTGCTCTCAAGCCTTCGGCTCGCTGATGGTGAACGATGGCGGTGGCGCTATCGTCAACATCGCATCGATCTCCGGTCTGAGAGCCAGCACGCTACGCATGGCGTACGGTACCAGCAAGGCTGCACTTATTCACATGACCAAGCAGTACGCGGTCGAATTCGGCAGTGTCGGGGTTCGTGTCAATGCTGTGGCACCGGGACCGGTCGAAACCGAAATGGCAAAGCTGGTACACAGCGCAGCGATCCGTTCAGATTATTATGACGCGATCCCATTGGGCCGTTATGCCACCACCGAAGAGATGGCCAACGTGGTTGGATTTCTTTGCAGCGACGAGGCCAGCTATGTCAACGGACAAGTCATAGCAGTTGATGGAGGCTTCGACGCGACTGGTGTCGGCCTTCCGACACTGCGGCGGCAGAGGGTCGCGTCTGCGTCTGCGCGGACCGAGGACTGA
- a CDS encoding ribonuclease H, whose protein sequence is MSWIVYTDGGAAPSNPGPAAWGAVVITPDKVISHHKGFIGQGTNQIAELTAAIEGLSLIPADSKVELVSDSQYVLKGLTEWRSGWERNGMRNSKKEVVANLELWKRLYQVADARKVTTRWIKGHSGDKYNEQADVLVGEALAIARSKAA, encoded by the coding sequence ATGAGTTGGATTGTCTACACGGATGGTGGCGCGGCCCCTTCTAATCCCGGCCCTGCGGCCTGGGGAGCGGTCGTTATTACCCCTGACAAAGTTATATCGCACCACAAAGGATTCATTGGGCAAGGCACCAACCAGATTGCGGAGCTAACTGCCGCGATAGAGGGTCTTTCGCTCATTCCTGCGGATTCCAAAGTTGAACTGGTGTCGGATAGCCAGTACGTCCTCAAAGGCTTAACCGAGTGGCGCAGCGGATGGGAAAGAAACGGTATGCGTAACTCAAAAAAAGAGGTCGTGGCGAATCTGGAGTTATGGAAACGGCTATATCAGGTAGCGGATGCGCGCAAGGTTACTACGCGCTGGATCAAAGGTCATAGCGGTGACAAATATAATGAGCAAGCCGATGTGCTGGTTGGCGAGGCGCTTGCAATAGCGCGCAGCAAAGCGGCTTAA